The following are from one region of the Polynucleobacter sp. MWH-CaK5 genome:
- a CDS encoding energy transducer TonB, with product MLGIKKLSSFQLAIYLSLALHLVLAVVGLNYQGINPIKPKPLDEVIQVKLEPEKKKEDKKKEEKPEEEQTLVLNTQREVPQEKKLAYMDAPPAPSAEEWQKASTYTLKNSKRYRHNWGQQVRSMMGRSVEGPDQGMVRFHIEIAANGQLAKLETLWSTSDVAEKLARQAIENMPPLPPIPTGKPLIFQKTISFQPMDDGWPPIYKYDCLPDPPTFKNPFAWDGKSAPTRIEQKVADDSKKDIPTNCPGLEEEDTIESEAGDMKRQFEIWGSSRLNPKK from the coding sequence ATGCTTGGCATAAAAAAACTCTCAAGCTTTCAGCTGGCTATCTATCTCTCGCTGGCACTTCACTTAGTTTTGGCAGTGGTGGGATTGAACTATCAAGGCATCAATCCAATCAAGCCCAAACCATTGGATGAGGTGATACAGGTCAAACTTGAGCCTGAGAAAAAAAAGGAAGACAAGAAAAAAGAGGAGAAGCCTGAGGAAGAACAAACTCTGGTTCTTAATACTCAAAGAGAAGTGCCCCAAGAAAAGAAGTTGGCTTACATGGATGCGCCACCAGCACCATCTGCTGAGGAGTGGCAAAAAGCATCAACCTATACCTTGAAGAACAGTAAACGCTATCGCCACAACTGGGGGCAACAAGTGCGCAGCATGATGGGACGCTCAGTGGAGGGTCCTGATCAAGGCATGGTGCGCTTTCATATTGAGATTGCCGCTAACGGTCAACTAGCAAAATTAGAAACTCTTTGGTCTACCTCTGATGTTGCAGAGAAATTGGCGCGCCAAGCGATTGAAAACATGCCACCTCTTCCACCCATCCCAACGGGTAAACCACTGATCTTCCAGAAAACAATTTCATTCCAACCCATGGATGATGGTTGGCCTCCTATTTATAAGTACGATTGTTTGCCTGACCCACCGACTTTTAAGAACCCATTTGCTTGGGATGGCAAATCAGCACCGACACGGATTGAGCAAAAAGTGGCCGACGACTCTAAAAAAGACATTCCCACCAATTGCCCAGGACTTGAAGAGGAAGACACGATTGAGTCTGAAGCTGGTGACATGAAACGTCAGTTTGAAATCTGGGGATCCAGTCGCTTGAACCCCAAAAAGTGA
- a CDS encoding DsrE family protein, protein MKQLIKLITAMSFVVFSGHAFSETKIVYHVNEGVQQASRAIGNIRNHLNADPKAKIVVVTHGPGIDFLLEGAENMSGSKFSASIGDLVSKGVEFRVCNNTLVSRKIAKEQVIMEAKIVPSGVAEVSNLQAKERYAYLKP, encoded by the coding sequence ATGAAGCAACTAATTAAATTAATCACAGCCATGTCTTTCGTGGTTTTCTCAGGACATGCTTTTTCAGAAACAAAAATTGTTTACCACGTGAACGAAGGCGTTCAGCAAGCCAGCCGTGCGATTGGCAATATTCGTAATCACTTGAACGCTGATCCAAAAGCAAAAATCGTTGTCGTGACTCACGGTCCTGGTATCGACTTCTTGCTTGAAGGTGCTGAGAACATGTCTGGTTCAAAGTTTTCTGCATCCATTGGTGACTTGGTGAGCAAGGGTGTTGAATTCAGAGTGTGTAACAACACCTTGGTTTCAAGAAAAATTGCTAAAGAGCAAGTGATCATGGAAGCCAAGATTGTTCCTTCAGGTGTTGCAGAAGTTTCTAACTTGCAAGCCAAAGAGCGTTATGCTTACTTGAAGCCTTAA
- a CDS encoding NADP-dependent isocitrate dehydrogenase: MSKEKSTIIYTLTDEAPYLATASFLPIIRTFTAPADIEVVESDISVAARILAEFPDYLSDDQKVPNNLSELGKLTLLPDTNIIKLPNISAALGQLTTAIKELQSQGYKIPDFPEDPQSPEDKAIRARYSKCLGSSVNPVLREGNSDRRAPAAVKGYARNNPHSMGKWSQASRTHVSHMHGGDFYSHEKSMVMSHACDVRMDLVTKSGKTIVLKEKVSLLKGEIIDSMYMSKKALCKFYEDEIRDAYETRVMFSLHVKATMMKVSHPIVFGHAVKIFYKTAFEKHGELFKQLGVNPNNGLSSVYEKIASLPSSKREEIINDLHACHEHNPELAMVDSAKGITNLHSPNDVIVDASMPAMIRAGGKMWGADGRLKDTKAVMPESTFARIYQEMINFCKTHGNFDPVTMGSVPNVGLMAQQAEEYGSHDKTFEVPEPGVARIVTLDGTVLLEQNVEEGDIWRMCQVKDAPIKDWVKLAVTRARQSNTPAVFWLDEYRPHEAELIKKVTQYLKDHDTTGLDIQIMSQTRAMRYTLERIIRGKDTISVTGNILRDYLTDLFPILELGTSAKMLSVVPLMNGGGLFETGAGGSAPKHVKQLVEENHLRWDSLGEFLALAVSIEDVGIKKNNPKAKILAKTLDEATGQLLENRKSPSSRTGELDNRGSQFYLALYWAQALAAQTEDKELQAHFTKLAKQLKDNEEKIVAELSAVQGKPVDIGGYYKPDTKKLEQVMRPSATLNEIIDSAR, translated from the coding sequence ATGAGCAAGGAAAAATCAACCATCATCTATACGTTGACAGATGAAGCCCCATATTTAGCAACCGCTTCCTTTTTACCCATCATCAGAACTTTCACGGCACCTGCTGATATTGAAGTTGTTGAAAGTGATATTTCTGTTGCAGCTCGAATCCTTGCTGAATTTCCTGATTACCTCTCAGACGACCAAAAAGTTCCAAACAATTTAAGTGAATTAGGCAAACTGACTTTATTGCCTGACACGAACATCATCAAGTTGCCGAATATTTCTGCAGCATTGGGTCAGCTAACAACTGCCATCAAAGAATTGCAATCTCAGGGTTACAAGATTCCAGATTTCCCAGAAGATCCACAGAGTCCTGAAGATAAAGCGATTCGTGCGCGTTACTCTAAGTGTTTGGGTAGCTCAGTGAACCCAGTACTTCGTGAAGGCAACTCTGATCGTCGCGCACCAGCTGCGGTGAAGGGTTACGCACGCAACAATCCTCACTCCATGGGTAAGTGGAGTCAAGCGTCTAGAACCCACGTGTCGCACATGCACGGCGGTGACTTCTACTCTCACGAAAAATCAATGGTCATGTCTCACGCCTGTGATGTGCGAATGGATTTGGTGACCAAGTCAGGCAAAACAATTGTTTTAAAAGAAAAAGTTTCTCTTTTAAAAGGCGAGATCATCGACAGTATGTACATGAGCAAAAAAGCTTTGTGCAAGTTCTATGAAGATGAAATCCGTGATGCATATGAAACACGCGTGATGTTCTCATTGCACGTGAAAGCGACCATGATGAAGGTGTCTCACCCGATCGTGTTTGGTCACGCTGTGAAAATTTTCTACAAAACTGCTTTTGAGAAGCATGGTGAATTGTTCAAGCAATTGGGCGTAAATCCAAACAACGGCTTGAGCAGCGTTTATGAAAAGATTGCGAGCTTGCCAAGCTCTAAGCGTGAAGAGATCATCAATGACTTGCACGCTTGTCATGAGCACAATCCAGAATTGGCGATGGTGGACTCTGCCAAAGGTATTACTAACCTTCACTCACCAAATGACGTGATCGTGGACGCTTCTATGCCAGCGATGATTCGTGCAGGCGGCAAGATGTGGGGTGCGGATGGTCGTTTGAAGGACACCAAAGCGGTGATGCCTGAATCAACATTTGCTCGTATCTACCAAGAGATGATCAACTTCTGTAAGACACATGGCAATTTTGATCCAGTGACCATGGGCAGTGTGCCAAACGTGGGCTTGATGGCTCAGCAAGCTGAAGAGTACGGATCACACGACAAGACTTTTGAAGTTCCGGAACCAGGTGTTGCACGCATCGTGACTTTGGATGGCACAGTGTTGCTTGAGCAGAATGTGGAAGAAGGCGATATTTGGCGCATGTGCCAAGTGAAAGACGCTCCAATCAAAGATTGGGTGAAGTTGGCCGTGACTCGTGCACGTCAATCAAATACTCCAGCTGTGTTCTGGTTAGATGAGTACCGTCCTCACGAAGCTGAGTTGATCAAGAAAGTTACTCAATACTTAAAAGATCACGACACCACAGGTTTGGATATTCAGATCATGTCTCAAACACGTGCGATGCGTTACACATTAGAGCGCATCATTCGTGGCAAAGACACCATCTCTGTCACAGGTAACATTTTGCGTGACTACCTCACAGACTTGTTCCCAATTCTTGAATTAGGTACTTCAGCCAAGATGTTGTCTGTTGTGCCTTTGATGAATGGTGGCGGCTTATTTGAAACTGGTGCCGGTGGTTCAGCACCTAAGCACGTGAAGCAATTGGTTGAAGAGAACCATTTGCGCTGGGACTCATTGGGCGAATTCTTGGCCTTAGCAGTTTCGATTGAAGACGTGGGTATCAAGAAGAACAATCCTAAAGCAAAGATTTTGGCCAAGACTTTGGATGAAGCCACTGGTCAATTGCTTGAGAACAGAAAATCACCTTCATCAAGAACAGGTGAACTAGATAACCGTGGTAGCCAGTTCTATTTGGCACTCTATTGGGCACAAGCATTGGCTGCTCAGACAGAAGACAAAGAACTACAAGCTCATTTCACTAAATTGGCTAAGCAGTTAAAAGACAATGAAGAGAAGATCGTTGCTGAGTTATCTGCTGTTCAAGGTAAGCCAGTTGATATCGGCGGTTACTACAAGCCAGATACCAAGAAGCTTGAGCAAGTGATGCGCCCTAGCGCAACCCTGAATGAGATCATTGATTCTGCAAGGTGA